One part of the Arabidopsis thaliana chromosome 1 sequence genome encodes these proteins:
- the GLY3 gene encoding glyoxalase II 3 (glyoxalase II 3 (GLY3); FUNCTIONS IN: hydrolase activity, acting on ester bonds, hydroxyacylglutathione hydrolase activity; INVOLVED IN: response to salt stress, methylglyoxal catabolic process to D-lactate; EXPRESSED IN: 23 plant structures; EXPRESSED DURING: 14 growth stages; CONTAINS InterPro DOMAIN/s: Beta-lactamase-like (InterPro:IPR001279); BEST Arabidopsis thaliana protein match is: Metallo-hydrolase/oxidoreductase superfamily protein (TAIR:AT3G10850.1); Has 13580 Blast hits to 13577 proteins in 2470 species: Archae - 281; Bacteria - 8959; Metazoa - 398; Fungi - 229; Plants - 189; Viruses - 0; Other Eukaryotes - 3524 (source: NCBI BLink).): MVMTHFSRLRQLLLLQPKFLSSQPRPLRSPPPTFLRSVMGSSSSFSSSSSKLLFRQLFENESSTFTYLLADVSHPDKPALLIDPVDKTVDRDLKLIDELGLKLIYAMNTHVHADHVTGTGLLKTKLPGVKSVISKASGSKADLFLEPGDKVSIGDIYLEVRATPGHTAGCVTYVTGEGADQPQPRMAFTGDAVLIRGCGRTDFQEGSSDQLYESVHSQIFTLPKDTLIYPAHDYKGFEVITVGEEMQHNPRLTKDKETFKTIMSNLNLSYPKMIDVAVPANMVCGLQDVPSQAN; the protein is encoded by the exons ATGGTGATGACACATTTTTCACGTCTCcgacaacttcttcttctccaacccaAATTCCTCTCTTCTCAACCTCGTCCTCTCCGTTCTCCTCCTCCAACATTTCTCCGATCAGTGATGggttcgtcttcttctttctcctcttcttcctcgaaGCTTCTCTTTCGTCAACTCTTTGAGAACGAATCTTCCACCTTTACTTATCTTCTCGCCGACGTTTCTCATCCTGATAAACCTGCTTTG TTGATTGATCCGGTGGACAAGACTGTGGATAGAGACTTGAAACTGATTGATGAGTTAGGACTAAAGCTTATCTATGCTATGAACACTCATGTTCATGCTGATCATGTCACTGGTACTGGACTTCTTAAG ACGAAGCTCCCGGGTGTGAAATCCGTTATTTCGAAAGCAAGTGGTTCCAAAGctgatttgtttcttgaaCCTGGTGACAAAGTATCTATTGGTGATATATACCTTGAG GTTCGTGCTACACCTGGACACACTGCAGGATGTGTTACATATGTGACTGGTGAAGGAGCTGATCAGCCCCAACCAAGAATGGCTTTTACCGGGGATGCTGTACTCATCCGTGGTTGTGGGAGGACTGACTTTCAG GAAGGAAGCTCAGATCAACTCTACGAGTCTGTACATTCACAG ATATTTACATTGCCAAAGGACACATTGATCTATCCTGCTCACGACTACAAAGGTTTCGAGGTAAT TACAGTTGGAGAAGAGATGCAACACAACCCGCGTCTAactaaagataaagaaacattCAAAACCATTATGTCAA ATCTGAATCTGTCGTATCCGAAGATGATTGATGTTGCAGTACCAGCAAATATGGTCTGTGGGTTACAAGATGTGCCTTCTCAAgccaactaa
- a CDS encoding Tetratricopeptide repeat (TPR)-like superfamily protein (Tetratricopeptide repeat (TPR)-like superfamily protein; CONTAINS InterPro DOMAIN/s: Pentatricopeptide repeat (InterPro:IPR002885); BEST Arabidopsis thaliana protein match is: Tetratricopeptide repeat (TPR)-like superfamily protein (TAIR:AT4G02750.1); Has 77136 Blast hits to 22764 proteins in 1112 species: Archae - 15; Bacteria - 7068; Metazoa - 10011; Fungi - 1260; Plants - 54670; Viruses - 665; Other Eukaryotes - 3447 (source: NCBI BLink).), which translates to MVMRPISNKGLIYRHNICLRCNSTLAVSNHEPITQKTRNFLETTTTSTAIFQCNSQISKHARNGNLQEAEAIFRQMSNRSIVSWIAMISAYAENGKMSKAWQVFDEMPVRVTTSYNAMITAMIKNKCDLGKAYELFCDIPEKNAVSYATMITGFVRAGRFDEAEFLYAETPVKFRDSVASNVLLSGYLRAGKWNEAVRVFQGMAVKEVVSCSSMVHGYCKMGRIVDARSLFDRMTERNVITWTAMIDGYFKAGFFEDGFGLFLRMRQEGDVKVNSNTLAVMFKACRDFVRYREGSQIHGLVSRMPLEFDLFLGNSLMSMYSKLGYMGEAKAVFGVMKNKDSVSWNSLITGLVQRKQISEAYELFEKMPGKDMVSWTDMIKGFSGKGEISKCVELFGMMPEKDNITWTAMISAFVSNGYYEEALCWFHKMLQKEVCPNSYTFSSVLSATASLADLIEGLQIHGRVVKMNIVNDLSVQNSLVSMYCKCGNTNDAYKIFSCISEPNIVSYNTMISGYSYNGFGKKALKLFSMLESSGKEPNGVTFLALLSACVHVGYVDLGWKYFKSMKSSYNIEPGPDHYACMVDLLGRSGLLDDASNLISTMPCKPHSGVWGSLLSASKTHLRVDLAELAAKKLIELEPDSATPYVVLSQLYSIIGKNRDCDRIMNIKKSKRIKKDPGSSWIILKGEVHNFLAGDESQLNLEEIGFTLKMIRKEMELI; encoded by the coding sequence ATGGTGATGAGACCGATTTCGAACAAAGGATTAATTTACAGACACAATATTTGTCTGAGATGTAATTCTACGCTTGCTGTCTCTAACCACGAGCCCATTACCCAGAAAACACGAAACTTTCTGGAGACGACGACAACGAGCACAGCTATCTTTCAATGTAATTCTCAGATTTCGAAGCACGCGAGAAATGGGAATCTCCAAGAAGCTGAAGCTATTTTCAGACAGATGTCAAATAGAAGTATTGTCTCTTGGATTGCGATGATTTCTGCTTACGCAGAGAATGGTAAGATGAGTAAAGCATGGCaagtgttcgatgaaatgcctgTGAGAGTTACAACTTCTTATAATGCGATGATTACGGCTATGATTAAAAACAAGTGTGATTTGGGTAAAGCTTATGAATTGTTTTGTGATATACCGGAGAAGAATGCGGTTTCTTATGCGACGATGATTACCGGTTTTGTTCGGGCTGGGCGGTTTGATGAGGCCGAATTTTTGTATGCTGAGACACCTGTGAAGTTTCGTGATTCTGTTGCTTCGAATGTTTTGTTAAGTGGGTATTTGAGAGCAGGGAAATGGAACGAGGCTGTTCGTGTTTTTCAGGGTATGGCTGTGAAAGAAGTGGTATCGTGTAGCTCAATGGTTCATGGGTATTGCAAAATGGGGAGAATTGTTGATGCGAGAAGTCTTTTTGATAGAATGACTGAGAGAAATGTGATTACTTGGACTGCTATGATTGATGGGTATTTTAAAGCTGGGTTTTTTGAAGATGGGTTTGGTCTGTTTCTGAGAATGAGACAGGAGGGAGATGTCAAGGTTAATTCTAATACTTTGGCTGTCATGTTTAAAGCTTGTCGAGATTTTGTCAGATACCGAGAGGGAAGTCAGATTCATGGGTTAGTTTCACGAATGCCTCTGGAGTTTGATCTGTTTCTAGGGAATTCATTGATGTCAATGTACTCTAAGCTTGGTTATATGGGAGAGGCCAAAGCAGTGTTTGGGgtgatgaaaaataaagacagTGTTTCTTGGAATTCCTTGATCACGGGTCTTGTTCAGCGCAAACAGATTTCTGAAGCTTATGAACTTTTCGAGAAGATGCCGGGTAAAGATATGGTGTCCTGGACAGATATGATCAAGGGATTTTCTGGAAAAGGAGAAATCTCTAAATGTGTAGAGTTATTTGGAATGATGCCTGAGAAGGACAACATAACATGGACTGCTATGATATCTGCTTTTGTGAGCAATGGATATTATGAGGAGGCACTTTGCTGGTTTCATAAGATGCTCCAGAAAGAGGTTTGTCCTAATTCCTACACTTTCAGTAGTGTCCTCAGTGCAACAGCTAGTTTAGCGGATTTAATTGAAGGATTACAAATCCACGGTAGAGTTGTGAAGATGAACATAGTGAATGACTTGTCTGTTCAGAATTCATTGGTATCGATGTATTGTAAATGCGGGAACACAAATGATGCTTACAAGATATTTTCATGCATCAGTGAGCCCAATATTGTTTCTTATAACACGATGATCAGCGGGTATTCCTATAATGGTTTTGGTAAGAAAGCTCTAAAATTGTTCTCCATGTTGGAAAGTTCAGGAAAAGAGCCAAATGGTGTTACCTTTCTTGCTCTGTTATCAGCTTGTGTTCATGTTGGATATGTGGACTTAGGATGGAAATACTTCAAATCGATGAAATCCTCTTACAACATTGAACCAGGACCTGATCATTATGCATGCATGGTTGATCTCCTTGGCAGAAGTGGATTACTTGATGACGCATCTAACTTGATCTCTACAATGCCTTGTAAGCCTCATTCTGGGGTTTGGGGCAGCTTGCTTAGTGCAAGCAAGACTCATTTACGTGTCGATCTAGCTGAGCTTGCTGCTAAGAAACTAATCGAACTTGAGCCTGATAGTGCAACACCTTACGTGGTATTGTCCCAGCTATATTCAATTATTGGGAAAAACAGAGATTGTGATCGAATAATGAATATCAAGAAATcgaaaagaataaagaaggaTCCTGGGTCTAGCTGGATCATCTTAAAGGGTGAAGTACATAATTTTCTTGCAGGAGATGAATCTCAGCTGAATCTTGAAGAGATAGGTTTCACATTGAAGATGATTAGAAAGGAAATGGAATTGATTTGA
- the NTMC2T6.1 gene encoding Calcium-dependent lipid-binding (CaLB domain) family protein (NTMC2T6.1; LOCATED IN: plasma membrane, vacuole; EXPRESSED IN: 23 plant structures; EXPRESSED DURING: 13 growth stages; CONTAINS InterPro DOMAIN/s: C2 membrane targeting protein (InterPro:IPR018029), C2 calcium/lipid-binding domain, CaLB (InterPro:IPR008973), C2 calcium-dependent membrane targeting (InterPro:IPR000008); BEST Arabidopsis thaliana protein match is: Calcium-dependent lipid-binding (CaLB domain) family protein (TAIR:AT3G14590.2); Has 5916 Blast hits to 4916 proteins in 346 species: Archae - 2; Bacteria - 105; Metazoa - 3154; Fungi - 722; Plants - 1160; Viruses - 7; Other Eukaryotes - 766 (source: NCBI BLink).) — protein sequence MESSLIHHIIIVLLLLWFISSLNRSHAFFYFLALIYLYLVHERYVMRLKRKLQFEERKQANQRRVLSDSESVRWMNYAVEKIWPICMEQIASQKILGPIIPWFLEKYRPWTAKKAVIQHLYMGRNPPLLTDIRVLRQSTGDDHLVLELGMNFLAADDMSAILAVKLRKRLGFGMWTKLHLTGMHVEGKVLIGVKFLRRWPFLGRLRVCFAEPPYFQMTVKPIFTHGLDVAVLPGIAGWLDKLLSIAFEQTLVQPNMLVVDMEKFVSPTSENWFFVDEKEPVAHVLVEVFEASDLKPSDLNGLADPYVKGKLGAYRFKTKIQKKTLSPKWHEEFKIPIFTWDSPSILNIEVGDKDRFVDDTLGECSVNIEEFRGGQRNDMWLSLQNIKMGRLHLAITVIEDNAKSSDDPLKKAKLNKEDIQTSFASDTTNLGSFSSDKSPSVVDNFEPIKIDGQEETAIWVQKPGAEVSQIWEPRKGKSRRLDSQIQRTPNDESLSNGSSSTDDNQEGSKNPMKSVGRGLRKIGSMFHRNVKKEEFLIGSIEEESQSQSPRINLKAVNQKDVGLNFIVDDNLSGPLSGKSLDGESLDAEENSGKGHMKDVAKSFLKQAEKSAKQIKHAFSRKGSMKPRDGHKEIVPESDSGTDSESSDDDDAFTCVKNLATEPGKLTRDGNIERTGDDDHVDSTTLATAKEDSSGDILEDSTDVEAKEEKLKEAAESETRDMDTAMNIKTEDEKGDTLKNIEEGEEKESSSK from the exons ATGGAGTCTTCTTTAATTCATCATATCATCATTGTGTTGCTGTTACTCTGGTTCATCTCTTCCTTGAATCGATCCCACGCCTTTTTCTATTTCCTCGCTCTCATTTATCTCTACCTG gttCACGAACGGTATGTGATGAGATTGAAGAGAAAATTGCAGTTCGAAGAGAGGAAGCAAGCAAATCAGAGAAGG GTTCTATCTGATTCTGAATCTGTGAGATGGATGAATTATGCTGTGGAGAAGATATGGCCAATATGCATGGAACAGATAGCGTCTCAGAAGATTCTGGGTCCAATCATACCTTGgttcttggaaaaatatagaCCTTGGACAGCG AAAAAAGCTGTGATACAGCACCTTTACATGGGAAGAAACCCACCTCTGTTGACTGATATTAGGGTCCTTCGTCAATCTACGGGTGATGATCACTTG GTACTGGAACTTGGTATGAATTTTCTCGCAGCAGATGATATGAGTGCAATACTTGCTGTGAAATTAAGGAAAAGGCTTGGTTTTGGGATGTGGACAAAGTTGCATTTGACAGGAATGCACGTGGAAGGAAAG GTGTTGATCGGAGTGAAGTTCCTTCGTCGGTGGCCTTTCTTGGGGCGTTTACGTGTGTGTTTTGCAGAGCCTCCATATTTCCAGATGACTGTTAAACCAATCTTCACTCATGGGCTTGATGTTGCAGTACTCCCAGGTATCGCAGGATGGCTA GATAAACTTCTTTCTATAGCATTTGAACAGACCCTTGTTCAG CCAAATATGCTTGTTGTTGACATGGAGAAATTTGTTAGCCCAACGTCAG AAAATTGGTTCTTTGTTGATGAGAAAGAACCGGTTGCACACGTCTTAGTTGAAGTCTTTGAAGCATCAGATCTTAAACCATCTGATCTAAATG GTTTGGCTGATCCTTATGTGAAAGGGAAACTTGGTGCTTACcgattcaaaaccaagatacagaagaaaacattgtCCCCGAAATGGCACGAAGAGTTTAAGATACCAATCTTTACATGGGATTCTCCTAGTATACTTAACATTGAAGTTGGAGACAAAGACCGATTTGTGGATGATACCCTTGG TGAATGTTCAGTGAATATTGAAGAGTTTAGAGGCGGCCAAAGAAACGATATGTGGTTGTCTCTTCAGAACATCAAAATGGGAAGGCTTCATCTTGCTATAACAGTAATTGAGGACAATGCGAAG TCGAGTGATGATCCCTTAAAAAAAGCGAAACTAAACAAGGAAGACATACAGACTTCTTTTGCTTCTGATACTACAAATTTAGGCTCTTTCTCGTCGGACAAATCTCCAAGTGTTGTGGATAACTTTGAGCCAATAAAAATTGACGGGCAAGAAGAGACTGCAATATGGGTTCAAAAACCGGGAGCAGAAGTATCACAGATTTGGGAACCAAGAAAAGGTAAGAGTAGACGTCTTGATAGCCAAATACAAAGAACCCCTAATGATGAATCATTGAGCAATGGAAGCAGCAGCACTGACGACAATCAAGAGGGATCAAAGAATCCAATGAAGTCTGTTGGTAGAGGATTGAGGAAAATCGGGTCAATGTTTCACAGGAATGTCAAAAAGGAAGAATTTTTAATAGGAAGCATTGAAGAAGAGTCACAGTCTCAGTCTCCTCGGATCAATCTGAAGGCAGTAAACCAAAAGGATGTTGGACTTAACTTCATCGTTGATGACAATCTCTCGGGTCCACTTTCAGGCAAGAGTTTAGATGGTGAGAGTTTGGATGCAGAGGAAAATTCAGGTAAAGGCCATATGAAGGATGTGGCAAAGAGTTTTCTGAAACAAGCTGAGAAATCTGCAAAACAGATAAAGCATGCGTTTTCCCGTAAAGGATCCATGAAACCAAGAGATGGGCATAAAGAAATCGTTCCTGAATCTGATTCTGGAACTGATTCTGAatcttctgatgatgatgatgcgtTTACCTGTGTAAAGAACCTGGCAACAGAACCAGGAAAACTTACACGCGATGGGAATATTGAAAGAACAGGAGATGATGATCATGTAGATTCAACAACATTAGCAACCGCTAAGGAAGATTCAAGTGGTGATATATTAGAGGATTCGACAGATGTTGAAGCTAAAGAGGAGAAATTAAAGGAAGCAGCAGAGTCAGAAACTAGAGATATGGACACCGCCATGAACATCAAAACTGAAGATGAGAAAGGAGACACGCTTAAAAATATCGAAGAAGGGGAAGAAAAGGAATCATCTTCAAAGTAA
- a CDS encoding uncharacterized protein (unknown protein; FUNCTIONS IN: molecular_function unknown; INVOLVED IN: biological_process unknown; LOCATED IN: endomembrane system; BEST Arabidopsis thaliana protein match is: unknown protein (TAIR:AT1G53610.1); Has 5795 Blast hits to 2209 proteins in 338 species: Archae - 0; Bacteria - 1555; Metazoa - 2403; Fungi - 181; Plants - 1035; Viruses - 76; Other Eukaryotes - 545 (source: NCBI BLink).), whose protein sequence is MEPVVNVIIILGACVIFVLTVICCISHRKKEPLFQPRDLENGLAGIKDGGLVVLTGTAVVAAGVTTERSGGCGGGGDGGGCDGDAGGGDGGGCGGCGGCGG, encoded by the coding sequence ATGGAGCCTGTTGTTAATGTCATCATTATATTAGGTGCCTGTGTTATTTTCGTGTTGACTGTCATATGCTGTATCTCCCATAGGAAGAAAGAGCCTTTGTTTCAGCCGCGGGATTTGGAAAACGGTTTAGCGGGAATAAAAGATGGAGGACTTGTTGTTTTGACAGGAACAGCTGTTGTTGCTGCGGGTGTAACCACAGAACGTTCTGGCGGTTGCGGCGGTGGAGGAGATGGTGGCGGTTGTGATGGTGATGCTGGTGGAGGAGATGGTGGCGGTTGTGGAGGTTGTGGCGGCTGTGGAGGTTAA
- a CDS encoding uncharacterized protein (unknown protein; Has 29996 Blast hits to 6987 proteins in 655 species: Archae - 23; Bacteria - 6686; Metazoa - 10521; Fungi - 1178; Plants - 7439; Viruses - 681; Other Eukaryotes - 3468 (source: NCBI BLink).) produces MCRILCCCFCRKKKKPLDVKKGKKGKKDGGLVVLKQTKPKKKRRDDVGAVSIDSCCCCGGGDGGGDGGGDGGGGGCGGGGGCGGGGGGG; encoded by the coding sequence ATGTGTCGAATTTTATGTTGTTGCTTTTGCCGCAAGAAGAAAAAGCCGCTAGATGTGAAAAAGGgtaaaaagggaaagaaagatGGAGGCCTTGTTGTTTTGAAGCAGACTAAGCCTAAGAAGAAGCGTCGTGATGATGTAGGAGCTGTATCAATAGACTCATGTTGCTGTTGTGGcggtggtgatggtggtggagatGGTGGCGgagacggtggtggtggaggctgtggtggtggtgggggatgtggtggtggtggtggaggcggTTAA
- a CDS encoding uncharacterized protein (unknown protein; FUNCTIONS IN: molecular_function unknown; INVOLVED IN: biological_process unknown; LOCATED IN: endomembrane system; BEST Arabidopsis thaliana protein match is: unknown protein (TAIR:AT1G53620.1); Has 14 Blast hits to 14 proteins in 2 species: Archae - 0; Bacteria - 0; Metazoa - 0; Fungi - 0; Plants - 14; Viruses - 0; Other Eukaryotes - 0 (source: NCBI BLink).), with product MEPVVNVVIAVSACVIFALIVIGCVSYRKKEPLSQPRDLETGVTGTKDGGLVVLTGNDATTAVVAAAVVMVEEMAAVVEVAAAVEVKGFVYCGI from the exons atgGAGCCTGTTGTTAATGTCGTTATTGCAGTATCTGCCTGTGTTATTTTCGCGTTGATTGTCATAGGCTGTGTCTCCTATAGGAAGAAAGAGCCTTTGTCTCAGCCACGAGATTTGGAAACGGGTGTAACGGGAACAAAAGATGGAGGACTTGTTGTTTTGACAGGAAATGATGCCACCACAGCTGTTGTAGCTGCAGCT gtggtgatGGTGGAGGAGATGGCGGCGGTTGTGGAGGTTGCGGCGGCTGTGGAGGTTAAGGGTTTCGTATATTGTGGGATTTGA
- a CDS encoding uncharacterized protein (unknown protein; FUNCTIONS IN: molecular_function unknown; INVOLVED IN: biological_process unknown; LOCATED IN: cellular_component unknown; Has 5 Blast hits to 5 proteins in 2 species: Archae - 0; Bacteria - 0; Metazoa - 2; Fungi - 0; Plants - 3; Viruses - 0; Other Eukaryotes - 0 (source: NCBI BLink).), with product MLLMSATLSTHIKVNGNLGLSIYVRKKPASPSQVVETGKKISPLLPPPQVTKTAKKQPTPPGLNKRITVKDGGLIVSKSSKTTTKSSLRRTRYGNNAGGFGGCGGGCGGGC from the exons ATGTTGCTCATGTCGGCAACTTTATCTACACACATAAAAGTCAACGGAAACTTGGGgctatctatatatgtaag GAAAAAGCCGGCATCTCCGTCCCAAGTGGTTGAAACGGGCAAGAAGATTTCACCTTTGCTTCCACCGCCGCAAGTAACCAAAACGGCCAAGAAACAGCCGACTCCGCCGGGGCTAAACAAGCGTATAACGGTCAAAGATGGAGGACTTATTGTTTCAAAGTCGAGTAAGACTACCACCAAGAGTTCACTCCGTCGAACACGCTATGGAAATAACGCCGGCGGTTTTGGAggttgtggtggtggttgtggaGGCGGctgttaa
- the GLY3 gene encoding glyoxalase II 3 (glyoxalase II 3 (GLY3); FUNCTIONS IN: hydrolase activity, acting on ester bonds, hydroxyacylglutathione hydrolase activity; INVOLVED IN: response to salt stress, methylglyoxal catabolic process to D-lactate; EXPRESSED IN: 23 plant structures; EXPRESSED DURING: 14 growth stages; CONTAINS InterPro DOMAIN/s: Beta-lactamase-like (InterPro:IPR001279); BEST Arabidopsis thaliana protein match is: Metallo-hydrolase/oxidoreductase superfamily protein (TAIR:AT3G10850.1); Has 13610 Blast hits to 13607 proteins in 2472 species: Archae - 279; Bacteria - 8978; Metazoa - 399; Fungi - 229; Plants - 189; Viruses - 0; Other Eukaryotes - 3536 (source: NCBI BLink).) → MVMTHFSRLRQLLLLQPKFLSSQPRPLRSPPPTFLRSVMGSSSSFSSSSSKLLFRQLFENESSTFTYLLADVSHPDKPALLIDPVDKTVDRDLKLIDELGLKLIYAMNTHVHADHVTGTGLLKTKLPGVKSVISKASGSKADLFLEPGDKVSIGDIYLEVRATPGHTAGCVTYVTGEGADQPQPRMAFTGDAVLIRGCGRTDFQEGSSDQLYESVHSQIFTLPKDTLIYPAHDYKGFEVSTVGEEMQHNPRLTKDKETFKTIMSNLNLSYPKMIDVAVPANMVCGLQDVPSQAN, encoded by the exons ATGGTGATGACACATTTTTCACGTCTCcgacaacttcttcttctccaacccaAATTCCTCTCTTCTCAACCTCGTCCTCTCCGTTCTCCTCCTCCAACATTTCTCCGATCAGTGATGggttcgtcttcttctttctcctcttcttcctcgaaGCTTCTCTTTCGTCAACTCTTTGAGAACGAATCTTCCACCTTTACTTATCTTCTCGCCGACGTTTCTCATCCTGATAAACCTGCTTTG TTGATTGATCCGGTGGACAAGACTGTGGATAGAGACTTGAAACTGATTGATGAGTTAGGACTAAAGCTTATCTATGCTATGAACACTCATGTTCATGCTGATCATGTCACTGGTACTGGACTTCTTAAG ACGAAGCTCCCGGGTGTGAAATCCGTTATTTCGAAAGCAAGTGGTTCCAAAGctgatttgtttcttgaaCCTGGTGACAAAGTATCTATTGGTGATATATACCTTGAG GTTCGTGCTACACCTGGACACACTGCAGGATGTGTTACATATGTGACTGGTGAAGGAGCTGATCAGCCCCAACCAAGAATGGCTTTTACCGGGGATGCTGTACTCATCCGTGGTTGTGGGAGGACTGACTTTCAG GAAGGAAGCTCAGATCAACTCTACGAGTCTGTACATTCACAG ATATTTACATTGCCAAAGGACACATTGATCTATCCTGCTCACGACTACAAAGGTTTCGAG GTAAGTACAGTTGGAGAAGAGATGCAACACAACCCGCGTCTAactaaagataaagaaacattCAAAACCATTATGTCAA ATCTGAATCTGTCGTATCCGAAGATGATTGATGTTGCAGTACCAGCAAATATGGTCTGTGGGTTACAAGATGTGCCTTCTCAAgccaactaa